Proteins from one Falco cherrug isolate bFalChe1 chromosome 7, bFalChe1.pri, whole genome shotgun sequence genomic window:
- the SPPL2A gene encoding signal peptide peptidase-like 2A isoform X1, producing the protein MRAAGLLWAALWALLLPPVTADEGILHASGSGIPPVTKDYCIIYNSSWVSLPKSLDNATFRTLENLTSTVLCSSSEVPSGLMKDKAVVVMRGNCTFLEKARIAQRLGAKMLLIASKPRLSPLSDNKTDFEDVTLPVALIRYSDIVDMQLTLGNEVNVTLYSPPLPEFDCSMVVIFLIAVFTVALGGYWSGVAELENLKAIASPGERETRRKKEENVTFTPVTVILFVVICCVMLVLLYFFYKWLVYVIISVFCLASAMSLYNCLAALIAEIPFGQCRIACCNKNIEVRLIFLAVFCIAAAVVWAVFRNEDRWAWILQDILGVAFCLNFIKTLKMPNFKSCVILLGLLLLYDVFFVFITPFITKNGASIMVEVAAGPFGNSEKNDGNLVEVPAERSAPHEKLPVVIRVPRLEYSASTLCDMPFSLLGFGDIIVPGLLVAYCRRFDVQTSSSSVYFISCTIAYAIGMVLTFIVLALMKMGQPALLYLVPCTLITSSLVAWRRKEMKKFWKGSSYQMMEHLDYTGNEESTASASEQPGGQ; encoded by the exons ATGAGGGCCGCCGGGCTGCTCTGGGCCGCGCTGTgggcgctgctgctgccgccg GTAACTGCAGATGAGGGGATCCTGCACGCTTCTGGAAGTGGCATACCTCCCGTAACAAAGGATTATTGCATAATTTACAATTCTAGTTGGGTATCTCTTCCAAAGAGCCTGGACAATGCT ACTTTCAGAACTCTGGAAAACCTGACTTCTACGGTACTCTGCAGTTCTTCTGAAGTTCCTTCTGGCTTAATGAAGGACAAAGCAGTTGTAGTGATGAGAGGAAACTGCACTTTCTTGGAGAAAGCAAGAATTGCACAAAGATTGGGTGCTAAAATGCTGTTGATTGCCAGTAAGCCTAGGCTG TCTCCTCTTTCAGATAACAAGACTGATTTTGAAGATGTGACTCTTCCGGTTGCTCTTATAAGATACAGTGACATAGTAGATATGCAGCTG ACACTGGGAAATGAAGTTAATGTGACTCTGTATTCACCACCTTTGCCAGAGTTTGATTGCAGTATGGTTGTCATCTTCCTGATTGCTGTGTTTACAGTGGCACTAGGAGGCTACTGGAGCGGAGTAGCAGAACT tGAGAATTTGAAAGCAATAGCAAGTCCTGGGGAGAGAGAAACAAGAcggaagaaggaagaaaatgttactTTCACCCCTGTAACAGTTATCTTGTTTGTTGTCATCTGTTGTGTCATGCTGGTCTTACTTTATTTCTTCTACAAATGGTTAG tgTATGTTATAATATCAGTCTTCTGCTTGGCATCTGCAATGAGTCTATACAACTGTCTTGCAGCGTTAATAGCAGAAATACCATTTGGGCAGTGCAG GATTGCATGTTGCAACAAAAACATTGAAGTGAggcttatttttcttgctgtattcTGCATAGCAGCAGCTGTCGTCTGGGCAGTGTTTCGAAATGAAGATAG GTGGGCTTGGATTTTGCAAGATATTTTGGGAGTTGCTTTCTGCTTAAACTttattaaaacactgaaaatgccCAACTTTAAG TCCTGTGTGATACTTCTAGGCCTTCTCCTTCTATATgatgtgttttttgttttcataacaCCATTTATTACAAAG AATGGGGCAAGTATAATGGTTGAAGTTGCAGCTGGTCCTTTTGGAAACAGTGAAAAG AATGATGGAAACTTGGTGGAAGTCCCTGCTGAACGCTCAGCTCCCCATGAGAAA TTACCTGTGGTTATTAGAGTGCCTAGACTTGAATACTCTGCATCGACACTGTGTGACATGCCATTTTCATTGTTGGGTTTTGGAGACATTATTGTCCCAG ggCTTCTGGTTGCCTATTGTCGAAGATTTGATGTTCAAACAAGTTCATCTTCTGTATACTTCATTTCCTGCACAATAG CTTACGCCATCGGTATGGTGCTGACTTTCATTGTTCTGGCATTAATGAAGATGGGACAACCTGCCCTTCTCTATCTTGTACCATGTACACTCATAACTAGCTCGCTTGTTGCTTGGCGGCGCAAAGAGATGAAGAAATTTTGGAAGGGAAGCAGTTACCAG ATGATGGAGCACCTGGATTACACAGGAAATGAAGAAAGCACAGCATCAGCCAGTGAACAGCCTGGAGGACAATAA
- the SPPL2A gene encoding signal peptide peptidase-like 2A isoform X3 has protein sequence MRAAGLLWAALWALLLPPVTADEGILHASGSGIPPVTKDYCIIYNSSWVSLPKSLDNATFRTLENLTSTVLCSSSEVPSGLMKDKAVVVMRGNCTFLEKARIAQRLGAKMLLIASKPRLSPLSDNKTDFEDVTLPVALIRYSDIVDMQLTLGNEVNVTLYSPPLPEFDCSMVVIFLIAVFTVALGGYWSGVAELENLKAIASPGERETRRKKEENVTFTPVTVILFVVICCVMLVLLYFFYKWLVYVIISVFCLASAMSLYNCLAALIAEIPFGQCRIACCNKNIEVRLIFLAVFCIAAAVVWAVFRNEDRWAWILQDILGVAFCLNFIKTLKMPNFKSCVILLGLLLLYDVFFVFITPFITKNGASIMVEVAAGPFGNSEKLPVVIRVPRLEYSASTLCDMPFSLLGFGDIIVPGLLVAYCRRFDVQTSSSSVYFISCTIAYAIGMVLTFIVLALMKMGQPALLYLVPCTLITSSLVAWRRKEMKKFWKGSSYQMMEHLDYTGNEESTASASEQPGGQ, from the exons ATGAGGGCCGCCGGGCTGCTCTGGGCCGCGCTGTgggcgctgctgctgccgccg GTAACTGCAGATGAGGGGATCCTGCACGCTTCTGGAAGTGGCATACCTCCCGTAACAAAGGATTATTGCATAATTTACAATTCTAGTTGGGTATCTCTTCCAAAGAGCCTGGACAATGCT ACTTTCAGAACTCTGGAAAACCTGACTTCTACGGTACTCTGCAGTTCTTCTGAAGTTCCTTCTGGCTTAATGAAGGACAAAGCAGTTGTAGTGATGAGAGGAAACTGCACTTTCTTGGAGAAAGCAAGAATTGCACAAAGATTGGGTGCTAAAATGCTGTTGATTGCCAGTAAGCCTAGGCTG TCTCCTCTTTCAGATAACAAGACTGATTTTGAAGATGTGACTCTTCCGGTTGCTCTTATAAGATACAGTGACATAGTAGATATGCAGCTG ACACTGGGAAATGAAGTTAATGTGACTCTGTATTCACCACCTTTGCCAGAGTTTGATTGCAGTATGGTTGTCATCTTCCTGATTGCTGTGTTTACAGTGGCACTAGGAGGCTACTGGAGCGGAGTAGCAGAACT tGAGAATTTGAAAGCAATAGCAAGTCCTGGGGAGAGAGAAACAAGAcggaagaaggaagaaaatgttactTTCACCCCTGTAACAGTTATCTTGTTTGTTGTCATCTGTTGTGTCATGCTGGTCTTACTTTATTTCTTCTACAAATGGTTAG tgTATGTTATAATATCAGTCTTCTGCTTGGCATCTGCAATGAGTCTATACAACTGTCTTGCAGCGTTAATAGCAGAAATACCATTTGGGCAGTGCAG GATTGCATGTTGCAACAAAAACATTGAAGTGAggcttatttttcttgctgtattcTGCATAGCAGCAGCTGTCGTCTGGGCAGTGTTTCGAAATGAAGATAG GTGGGCTTGGATTTTGCAAGATATTTTGGGAGTTGCTTTCTGCTTAAACTttattaaaacactgaaaatgccCAACTTTAAG TCCTGTGTGATACTTCTAGGCCTTCTCCTTCTATATgatgtgttttttgttttcataacaCCATTTATTACAAAG AATGGGGCAAGTATAATGGTTGAAGTTGCAGCTGGTCCTTTTGGAAACAGTGAAAAG TTACCTGTGGTTATTAGAGTGCCTAGACTTGAATACTCTGCATCGACACTGTGTGACATGCCATTTTCATTGTTGGGTTTTGGAGACATTATTGTCCCAG ggCTTCTGGTTGCCTATTGTCGAAGATTTGATGTTCAAACAAGTTCATCTTCTGTATACTTCATTTCCTGCACAATAG CTTACGCCATCGGTATGGTGCTGACTTTCATTGTTCTGGCATTAATGAAGATGGGACAACCTGCCCTTCTCTATCTTGTACCATGTACACTCATAACTAGCTCGCTTGTTGCTTGGCGGCGCAAAGAGATGAAGAAATTTTGGAAGGGAAGCAGTTACCAG ATGATGGAGCACCTGGATTACACAGGAAATGAAGAAAGCACAGCATCAGCCAGTGAACAGCCTGGAGGACAATAA
- the SPPL2A gene encoding signal peptide peptidase-like 2A isoform X4: MRAAGLLWAALWALLLPPVTADEGILHASGSGIPPVTKDYCIIYNSSWVSLPKSLDNATFRTLENLTSTVLCSSSEVPSGLMKDKAVVVMRGNCTFLEKARIAQRLGAKMLLIASKPRLSPLSDNKTDFEDVTLPVALIRYSDIVDMQLTLGNEVNVTLYSPPLPEFDCSMVVIFLIAVFTVALGGYWSGVAELENLKAIASPGERETRRKKEENVTFTPVTVILFVVICCVMLVLLYFFYKWLVYVIISVFCLASAMSLYNCLAALIAEIPFGQCRIACCNKNIEVRLIFLAVFCIAAAVVWAVFRNEDRWAWILQDILGVAFCLNFIKTLKMPNFKSCVILLGLLLLYDVFFVFITPFITKNGASIMVEVAAGPFGNSEKLPVVIRVPRLEYSASTLCDMPFSLLGFGDIIVPGLLVAYCRRFDVQTSSSSVYFISCTIAYAIGMVLTFIVLALMKMGQPALLYLVPCTLITSSLVAWRRKEMKKFWKGSSYQVSDSPRTPLLQDDGAPGLHRK; encoded by the exons ATGAGGGCCGCCGGGCTGCTCTGGGCCGCGCTGTgggcgctgctgctgccgccg GTAACTGCAGATGAGGGGATCCTGCACGCTTCTGGAAGTGGCATACCTCCCGTAACAAAGGATTATTGCATAATTTACAATTCTAGTTGGGTATCTCTTCCAAAGAGCCTGGACAATGCT ACTTTCAGAACTCTGGAAAACCTGACTTCTACGGTACTCTGCAGTTCTTCTGAAGTTCCTTCTGGCTTAATGAAGGACAAAGCAGTTGTAGTGATGAGAGGAAACTGCACTTTCTTGGAGAAAGCAAGAATTGCACAAAGATTGGGTGCTAAAATGCTGTTGATTGCCAGTAAGCCTAGGCTG TCTCCTCTTTCAGATAACAAGACTGATTTTGAAGATGTGACTCTTCCGGTTGCTCTTATAAGATACAGTGACATAGTAGATATGCAGCTG ACACTGGGAAATGAAGTTAATGTGACTCTGTATTCACCACCTTTGCCAGAGTTTGATTGCAGTATGGTTGTCATCTTCCTGATTGCTGTGTTTACAGTGGCACTAGGAGGCTACTGGAGCGGAGTAGCAGAACT tGAGAATTTGAAAGCAATAGCAAGTCCTGGGGAGAGAGAAACAAGAcggaagaaggaagaaaatgttactTTCACCCCTGTAACAGTTATCTTGTTTGTTGTCATCTGTTGTGTCATGCTGGTCTTACTTTATTTCTTCTACAAATGGTTAG tgTATGTTATAATATCAGTCTTCTGCTTGGCATCTGCAATGAGTCTATACAACTGTCTTGCAGCGTTAATAGCAGAAATACCATTTGGGCAGTGCAG GATTGCATGTTGCAACAAAAACATTGAAGTGAggcttatttttcttgctgtattcTGCATAGCAGCAGCTGTCGTCTGGGCAGTGTTTCGAAATGAAGATAG GTGGGCTTGGATTTTGCAAGATATTTTGGGAGTTGCTTTCTGCTTAAACTttattaaaacactgaaaatgccCAACTTTAAG TCCTGTGTGATACTTCTAGGCCTTCTCCTTCTATATgatgtgttttttgttttcataacaCCATTTATTACAAAG AATGGGGCAAGTATAATGGTTGAAGTTGCAGCTGGTCCTTTTGGAAACAGTGAAAAG TTACCTGTGGTTATTAGAGTGCCTAGACTTGAATACTCTGCATCGACACTGTGTGACATGCCATTTTCATTGTTGGGTTTTGGAGACATTATTGTCCCAG ggCTTCTGGTTGCCTATTGTCGAAGATTTGATGTTCAAACAAGTTCATCTTCTGTATACTTCATTTCCTGCACAATAG CTTACGCCATCGGTATGGTGCTGACTTTCATTGTTCTGGCATTAATGAAGATGGGACAACCTGCCCTTCTCTATCTTGTACCATGTACACTCATAACTAGCTCGCTTGTTGCTTGGCGGCGCAAAGAGATGAAGAAATTTTGGAAGGGAAGCAGTTACCAG GTATCGGACTCCCCCAGGACGCCTTTGCTACAAG ATGATGGAGCACCTGGATTACACAGGAAATGA
- the SPPL2A gene encoding signal peptide peptidase-like 2A isoform X2, with protein MRAAGLLWAALWALLLPPVTADEGILHASGSGIPPVTKDYCIIYNSSWVSLPKSLDNATFRTLENLTSTVLCSSSEVPSGLMKDKAVVVMRGNCTFLEKARIAQRLGAKMLLIASKPRLSPLSDNKTDFEDVTLPVALIRYSDIVDMQLTLGNEVNVTLYSPPLPEFDCSMVVIFLIAVFTVALGGYWSGVAELENLKAIASPGERETRRKKEENVTFTPVTVILFVVICCVMLVLLYFFYKWLVYVIISVFCLASAMSLYNCLAALIAEIPFGQCRIACCNKNIEVRLIFLAVFCIAAAVVWAVFRNEDRWAWILQDILGVAFCLNFIKTLKMPNFKSCVILLGLLLLYDVFFVFITPFITKNGASIMVEVAAGPFGNSEKNDGNLVEVPAERSAPHEKLPVVIRVPRLEYSASTLCDMPFSLLGFGDIIVPGLLVAYCRRFDVQTSSSSVYFISCTIAYAIGMVLTFIVLALMKMGQPALLYLVPCTLITSSLVAWRRKEMKKFWKGSSYQVSDSPRTPLLQDDGAPGLHRK; from the exons ATGAGGGCCGCCGGGCTGCTCTGGGCCGCGCTGTgggcgctgctgctgccgccg GTAACTGCAGATGAGGGGATCCTGCACGCTTCTGGAAGTGGCATACCTCCCGTAACAAAGGATTATTGCATAATTTACAATTCTAGTTGGGTATCTCTTCCAAAGAGCCTGGACAATGCT ACTTTCAGAACTCTGGAAAACCTGACTTCTACGGTACTCTGCAGTTCTTCTGAAGTTCCTTCTGGCTTAATGAAGGACAAAGCAGTTGTAGTGATGAGAGGAAACTGCACTTTCTTGGAGAAAGCAAGAATTGCACAAAGATTGGGTGCTAAAATGCTGTTGATTGCCAGTAAGCCTAGGCTG TCTCCTCTTTCAGATAACAAGACTGATTTTGAAGATGTGACTCTTCCGGTTGCTCTTATAAGATACAGTGACATAGTAGATATGCAGCTG ACACTGGGAAATGAAGTTAATGTGACTCTGTATTCACCACCTTTGCCAGAGTTTGATTGCAGTATGGTTGTCATCTTCCTGATTGCTGTGTTTACAGTGGCACTAGGAGGCTACTGGAGCGGAGTAGCAGAACT tGAGAATTTGAAAGCAATAGCAAGTCCTGGGGAGAGAGAAACAAGAcggaagaaggaagaaaatgttactTTCACCCCTGTAACAGTTATCTTGTTTGTTGTCATCTGTTGTGTCATGCTGGTCTTACTTTATTTCTTCTACAAATGGTTAG tgTATGTTATAATATCAGTCTTCTGCTTGGCATCTGCAATGAGTCTATACAACTGTCTTGCAGCGTTAATAGCAGAAATACCATTTGGGCAGTGCAG GATTGCATGTTGCAACAAAAACATTGAAGTGAggcttatttttcttgctgtattcTGCATAGCAGCAGCTGTCGTCTGGGCAGTGTTTCGAAATGAAGATAG GTGGGCTTGGATTTTGCAAGATATTTTGGGAGTTGCTTTCTGCTTAAACTttattaaaacactgaaaatgccCAACTTTAAG TCCTGTGTGATACTTCTAGGCCTTCTCCTTCTATATgatgtgttttttgttttcataacaCCATTTATTACAAAG AATGGGGCAAGTATAATGGTTGAAGTTGCAGCTGGTCCTTTTGGAAACAGTGAAAAG AATGATGGAAACTTGGTGGAAGTCCCTGCTGAACGCTCAGCTCCCCATGAGAAA TTACCTGTGGTTATTAGAGTGCCTAGACTTGAATACTCTGCATCGACACTGTGTGACATGCCATTTTCATTGTTGGGTTTTGGAGACATTATTGTCCCAG ggCTTCTGGTTGCCTATTGTCGAAGATTTGATGTTCAAACAAGTTCATCTTCTGTATACTTCATTTCCTGCACAATAG CTTACGCCATCGGTATGGTGCTGACTTTCATTGTTCTGGCATTAATGAAGATGGGACAACCTGCCCTTCTCTATCTTGTACCATGTACACTCATAACTAGCTCGCTTGTTGCTTGGCGGCGCAAAGAGATGAAGAAATTTTGGAAGGGAAGCAGTTACCAG GTATCGGACTCCCCCAGGACGCCTTTGCTACAAG ATGATGGAGCACCTGGATTACACAGGAAATGA